The proteins below come from a single Chitinophaga pinensis DSM 2588 genomic window:
- a CDS encoding TonB-dependent receptor — MRQFLFLLLLCSLSTVHAQTVLTGVVTNKSNGKPLEGVSVSIPSTNAGMHTNANGQYRFTIPSKGQYTLQVSYLGYKQLTTNINATGNTIQTDFSLEETGLFVKPVEISSLRVGEHAPFTQSTLTAEEIKKQNLGQDLPLLLNQLPGVVTNSDAGTGIGYTGIRVRGSDITRINVTANGIPINDAESQGTFFVNMPDFASSVSSIQLQRGVGTSTNGAGAFGASLNLSTNDFRDKAYAEVNSSVGSYNSWKNTVKVGSGLINNHFTIDARLSKISSDGYMDRASSDLKSFYTSAAYISKNTAIRLNVFSGKEKTYQAWNGVPLDSLKTHRTYNSAGQKSDGTYYDNETDNYQQDHYQLFLNQSLSSKLDFNVAAHYTRGRGYYEQYREQEAFADYGITDPVINGAPVTHTDLIRQLWLDNHFYGGIFSVNYKGDKLSWSLGGGWNRYEGGHYGKIIWAQYPIDKDHKYYDNDAFKRDLNVYWKGQYKITSALRLFADLQYRTVQYNIDGFDKNPSLIQHNDYNFFNPKAGISYTLNDRQEVYASFAVGNKEPNRDDFEAGVNNTPKHETLRDVEAGYTYRTGNIVLQANAYYMNYKNQLVQTGKLNDVGAYTRTNIPKSYRAGIELQGSTRLGRLFTLSANAAFSRNKVQNFQYFIDNFDTGAQDTVVYNSTNIAFSPSFVGGYNLSARPVKNLEVSLIGKYVSRQYLDNSEVKERSLDGYYTNDLRFNYIIPQPLFKELGIQFVLNNIWNKKYAPNGWTYAFKEEGVEKSSNGYYPMAGTNFFAGINIAF, encoded by the coding sequence ATGAGACAATTTTTATTCCTTTTGCTGCTCTGCAGCTTAAGTACTGTGCATGCGCAAACTGTGCTGACCGGAGTCGTTACCAACAAATCCAACGGAAAACCGCTGGAAGGTGTTTCCGTAAGTATCCCCTCCACCAACGCTGGTATGCATACCAACGCCAATGGTCAATACCGCTTTACTATTCCGTCTAAAGGTCAGTATACCTTACAGGTGAGCTACCTCGGATACAAACAGTTGACCACGAACATCAACGCGACTGGTAATACCATCCAGACAGATTTTTCGCTGGAAGAAACCGGTCTCTTTGTAAAACCTGTTGAGATCTCCAGTCTCCGTGTGGGAGAACATGCTCCTTTCACACAATCTACCCTGACTGCAGAAGAGATCAAAAAACAGAACCTGGGTCAGGACCTGCCCCTGCTGCTGAATCAGCTCCCAGGCGTAGTAACCAACTCCGACGCTGGTACAGGTATCGGTTATACCGGCATCCGTGTCAGAGGATCTGATATCACGCGTATCAACGTTACTGCCAATGGTATTCCTATCAATGACGCGGAATCACAGGGTACTTTCTTTGTAAATATGCCCGATTTCGCTTCTTCTGTAAGCAGTATACAATTACAACGGGGTGTAGGTACATCTACCAACGGAGCTGGTGCTTTCGGCGCTTCGCTCAATCTCAGCACCAACGATTTCAGAGATAAAGCATACGCAGAAGTTAACAGCAGTGTCGGATCTTACAACTCCTGGAAAAACACCGTAAAAGTAGGCTCCGGATTAATCAATAACCATTTCACCATCGACGCCAGATTATCCAAAATATCTTCTGATGGTTACATGGATCGTGCCTCTTCTGACCTGAAATCTTTCTATACTTCTGCGGCTTATATTTCGAAGAATACCGCTATCCGTCTGAACGTATTTTCCGGTAAGGAAAAAACCTACCAGGCATGGAACGGCGTGCCTCTCGACTCACTGAAGACACACCGTACCTACAATTCCGCAGGCCAAAAATCTGACGGTACTTACTACGACAACGAAACAGACAACTATCAACAGGACCATTACCAGTTATTCCTGAACCAGTCACTGAGCAGTAAACTGGACTTCAACGTGGCTGCACACTACACCCGTGGCAGAGGTTACTACGAACAGTACCGCGAACAGGAAGCCTTTGCTGATTACGGCATCACAGATCCTGTGATCAACGGCGCTCCTGTGACACATACAGATCTCATCAGACAACTCTGGCTGGACAACCACTTCTACGGTGGCATCTTCTCCGTAAACTACAAAGGCGATAAACTGAGCTGGAGCCTGGGTGGCGGATGGAACCGCTATGAAGGCGGTCACTATGGTAAGATCATCTGGGCGCAATACCCGATCGATAAAGACCACAAATACTACGACAACGACGCATTCAAACGCGATCTGAACGTATACTGGAAAGGACAATATAAAATCACTTCCGCATTACGCCTGTTTGCAGACCTGCAATACCGCACCGTACAATACAACATCGACGGATTCGATAAAAATCCTTCCCTGATACAACATAATGATTACAACTTCTTCAATCCGAAAGCAGGTATTTCTTACACGCTGAACGATCGTCAGGAAGTATACGCCTCCTTTGCTGTGGGCAACAAAGAACCTAACCGCGACGACTTCGAAGCAGGTGTAAATAACACCCCTAAACATGAAACACTGCGCGATGTAGAAGCTGGTTATACTTACCGCACCGGTAACATCGTGTTGCAGGCAAATGCCTACTACATGAACTATAAAAACCAGCTGGTACAAACCGGGAAACTGAACGATGTAGGCGCTTATACCCGCACCAACATTCCTAAAAGCTACCGCGCCGGTATCGAATTACAAGGTAGCACCCGCCTGGGCCGCCTGTTTACGCTTTCTGCGAATGCAGCCTTCAGCCGCAACAAGGTGCAGAACTTCCAGTATTTTATCGACAATTTTGACACCGGTGCACAGGATACCGTTGTTTACAACAGCACCAACATCGCCTTCTCCCCTTCTTTTGTAGGCGGTTATAACTTGTCTGCAAGACCAGTGAAGAATCTGGAAGTAAGCCTGATCGGTAAGTATGTCAGCAGACAATACCTCGACAACTCGGAAGTAAAAGAACGCAGCCTGGACGGTTATTATACCAATGACCTGCGCTTCAACTACATCATTCCTCAGCCTCTCTTTAAAGAACTGGGTATTCAGTTCGTGCTGAACAATATCTGGAATAAGAAGTACGCTCCTAACGGATGGACCTATGCATTTAAAGAGGAAGGTGTCGAAAAATCGTCTAACGGATATTATCCGATGGCTGGCACCAATTTCTTTGCCGGCATTAATATAGCCTTCTAA
- a CDS encoding DUF6770 family protein: protein MKKRFLLFLYTLFVVLTTHAQSRVFKQVGSGISTSLHSIMQDGSLVGYMTFTELEKASKDSFNYEVTIMDENLNDIGKVKFREQKLNLRAVAFEQDILCLAYIKSDVLGTTPKHKISYKHAAKKGYISFFAQFINLQGEITKTFERKADIDIYLALKGYEANALPFKEDIQLKNISNKGFAAFYGDKTKKPLFTFNTAGEKISERQIKEVAASYYLHTAGDDIYLLTQKADMEYGSGYTLFGYSGTTNSPTLKLQLKDKKRRMLDILGFGNDPVTGKLFISGIIGNTSPSVDLAGVNAISKGQIQGVYKIDVNAAHKEDVKTVYYCWADSTNKEIDKKGYIQSAQGHIVPRPSFRDYEGNTYFLGSRLKARSSKAAIIIGSITAPLLVPGIIMMSTGAYGAYSFDDVLLMKMDKDGKMSYVDSIGTDIHKRKNFPPTFKTEDNCSFYPLTNPDTKTSFLIVKAAKDIMIYNVHEKKIMRKIARTNNTVKTNIYPAKEGHIIVSEYDEKEKSTKLSIEAI, encoded by the coding sequence ATGAAAAAACGATTCCTATTATTCCTGTACACTTTATTTGTTGTACTAACTACCCACGCCCAGTCCAGGGTATTCAAACAGGTTGGCAGTGGTATTTCGACCTCCCTGCACAGCATTATGCAGGATGGAAGTCTCGTCGGTTATATGACATTCACAGAACTGGAAAAAGCCAGTAAGGACTCCTTCAACTACGAGGTCACTATCATGGACGAAAATCTGAACGATATCGGAAAGGTGAAATTCCGTGAACAGAAACTGAACCTGCGCGCCGTAGCGTTTGAACAGGATATCCTTTGTCTCGCATATATCAAGAGCGACGTATTAGGTACAACACCAAAACATAAGATCTCCTACAAGCACGCTGCAAAGAAAGGTTACATATCCTTCTTCGCACAGTTCATTAACCTCCAGGGTGAGATCACAAAAACTTTTGAAAGAAAAGCGGACATAGATATTTATCTGGCACTGAAAGGATACGAAGCAAATGCGCTGCCGTTTAAAGAAGACATTCAGCTGAAAAACATCAGCAATAAAGGTTTTGCTGCCTTTTACGGAGATAAGACTAAAAAGCCTTTATTCACTTTCAATACTGCCGGTGAAAAGATCAGTGAAAGACAGATAAAAGAAGTGGCTGCAAGTTATTATCTGCATACAGCTGGTGATGACATCTACCTGCTGACCCAAAAAGCAGATATGGAATATGGCAGTGGCTATACCCTGTTCGGCTATAGCGGTACGACCAACTCTCCTACGCTGAAACTACAGCTGAAAGATAAAAAGAGACGTATGTTGGACATCCTCGGATTCGGCAATGATCCTGTGACTGGTAAATTGTTTATTTCCGGTATCATTGGTAATACATCTCCTTCTGTTGACCTGGCCGGCGTTAATGCGATCTCCAAAGGACAAATACAAGGTGTTTATAAAATAGATGTGAATGCCGCACATAAAGAAGACGTGAAAACTGTCTATTATTGCTGGGCTGACAGTACAAATAAAGAGATCGACAAAAAGGGGTACATCCAAAGCGCCCAGGGTCATATCGTGCCTCGTCCTTCTTTCAGAGACTATGAAGGCAACACTTATTTTCTAGGAAGCCGCCTGAAAGCAAGGAGCAGTAAAGCAGCTATCATTATAGGCTCCATCACGGCGCCATTGCTGGTCCCTGGTATTATCATGATGTCAACAGGAGCATATGGTGCTTATTCTTTTGATGATGTACTGCTCATGAAAATGGATAAAGACGGCAAGATGAGTTATGTGGACAGTATCGGCACCGACATCCACAAACGGAAGAACTTCCCGCCGACATTTAAAACAGAAGACAATTGTAGCTTCTATCCATTAACCAATCCGGACACAAAGACTTCTTTCCTGATCGTTAAAGCTGCAAAAGATATTATGATCTATAACGTACACGAGAAGAAGATCATGCGTAAGATCGCCAGAACCAATAATACAGTGAAGACAAACATCTACCCTGCAAAAGAGGGTCACATCATTGTCTCTGAATATGACGAAAAGGAGAAATCCACTAAGTTATCTATCGAGGCTATTTAG
- the argH gene encoding argininosuccinate lyase, with the protein MKIWQKDKTALAEVDKFTVGKDREMDAYLAPFDVLGSLAHTTMLESIGLLTAEELAILQQELKQIYKEIQQGNFVLEDGVEDIHSQVELLLTRRLGEVGKKIHSGRSRNDQVLVDLKLFLRHELEVLVGEVKTLFDLLQQKSIQYKDQLIPGYTHLQIAMPSSFGLWFGAYAESLVDDLTVLQSAYKVVNKNPLGSAAGYGSSFPLNRTMTTQLLGFDDLNYNVVYAQMGRGKTEKIVSFALAGIASTLAKMSMDACLFMNQNFGFISFPDELTTGSSIMPHKKNPDVWELIRSHGNKLQALPNEIAMMITNLPSGYHRDLQLLKENLFPAFGILKDCLKMAGLMLENIRIKENILNDDKYRYLFSVEVVNRLVLEGVPFREAYKQVGLDIEKGNFAPEHTVQHTHEGSIGNPGNEEVNRMMEEVISGFPFKKVATAVEKLLS; encoded by the coding sequence ATGAAAATATGGCAAAAAGATAAAACTGCACTGGCAGAAGTGGACAAGTTCACAGTAGGAAAAGACCGTGAAATGGACGCTTATCTCGCGCCATTCGATGTGCTGGGTTCACTGGCACATACCACCATGCTGGAAAGTATTGGTCTGCTGACAGCAGAAGAACTGGCTATCCTCCAGCAGGAATTAAAGCAGATATATAAAGAGATACAGCAAGGCAATTTTGTACTGGAAGATGGTGTGGAAGACATCCATTCACAGGTGGAATTGCTTCTCACCCGCAGATTGGGAGAAGTTGGTAAGAAGATTCACAGCGGTCGTTCCCGTAACGATCAGGTGCTGGTGGATCTGAAACTGTTCCTCCGTCATGAACTGGAGGTGCTGGTGGGAGAGGTGAAAACCCTGTTTGACCTGTTACAACAGAAAAGTATTCAGTATAAAGATCAGCTGATACCAGGATATACACACCTTCAGATCGCTATGCCATCCTCTTTCGGATTATGGTTTGGCGCTTATGCAGAAAGCCTGGTAGATGACCTGACTGTGTTACAGAGTGCCTATAAAGTAGTGAATAAAAACCCATTGGGTTCTGCTGCAGGTTATGGTTCTTCTTTCCCGCTGAACCGTACCATGACCACACAGCTGCTGGGTTTTGACGATCTGAATTACAATGTGGTGTATGCACAGATGGGACGAGGTAAGACAGAAAAGATCGTTTCATTTGCACTGGCAGGTATTGCTTCCACACTGGCGAAAATGTCAATGGATGCGTGTCTGTTTATGAACCAGAACTTTGGTTTCATCAGCTTCCCTGATGAACTCACCACTGGTTCCAGCATTATGCCGCATAAGAAGAATCCGGACGTATGGGAACTGATCCGCTCCCATGGCAATAAGCTGCAGGCGCTGCCGAATGAAATTGCAATGATGATCACCAACCTGCCAAGTGGTTACCACCGTGACCTGCAGTTGCTGAAGGAGAACCTTTTCCCTGCATTTGGCATATTGAAAGACTGTCTGAAAATGGCGGGTCTGATGCTGGAGAATATCCGTATCAAAGAGAATATCCTGAATGATGATAAATACCGTTATCTGTTCAGCGTAGAAGTGGTAAACCGCCTGGTACTGGAAGGTGTTCCATTCCGCGAAGCGTACAAACAGGTAGGACTGGATATCGAGAAAGGTAATTTTGCACCTGAGCATACCGTGCAGCATACGCATGAAGGCAGCATTGGTAATCCGGGTAATGAAGAAGTCAACAGGATGATGGAAGAAGTGATCAGCGGATTTCCTTTCAAAAAGGTAGCTACAGCAGTAGAGAAGCTGTTGAGTTAA
- a CDS encoding M20 family metallo-hydrolase has product MWNQKLYDDAVTLLKGLISIPSLSREEQGTAQLIADFLKERNIPHQQHLNNIWAKNKHFDPAKPVIVFNSHHDTVKPNPQYTRDPFSPDVADGKLYGLGSNDAGGCLVSLIATFLHFYERSDMAYNIVLTATAEEEISGVNGIESILSQLPAIEFAIVGEPTQTQLATAEKGLMVLDCTVTGRAGHAARDEGENALYKAMPDLEWFRTFHFPKVSDTLGPVKMSVTVINTSNKAHNVVPADCTFVVDVRVTEQYTLEEVLEIIRANVQCDVKPRSLRMRPSGIPPEHPFVQAGLRHGKTTYGSPTTSDQALIPGTSIKMGPGDSARSHTADEYIYLDEVRQGIDSYIKLLEEIL; this is encoded by the coding sequence ATGTGGAACCAAAAACTGTATGATGATGCAGTAACATTATTAAAAGGGCTGATCTCCATTCCTTCTCTGAGCAGGGAAGAACAGGGGACTGCACAACTGATCGCTGATTTTCTCAAAGAAAGGAATATTCCTCATCAGCAACATCTGAATAATATCTGGGCAAAGAACAAGCACTTTGATCCTGCAAAGCCCGTAATTGTATTTAATTCTCACCACGATACCGTTAAGCCTAACCCGCAATACACACGCGACCCTTTTTCTCCTGATGTAGCTGATGGCAAACTGTATGGCCTGGGCAGTAATGACGCCGGTGGATGCCTGGTAAGTCTGATCGCCACTTTCCTGCATTTTTACGAACGCAGCGATATGGCCTACAACATCGTACTGACGGCAACAGCAGAAGAAGAGATCAGCGGTGTAAATGGTATTGAAAGTATACTTTCACAGCTTCCCGCTATTGAATTTGCTATTGTAGGAGAACCTACGCAGACACAGCTGGCAACTGCCGAAAAAGGACTGATGGTGCTGGATTGTACCGTAACCGGTAGAGCTGGTCATGCGGCGCGTGATGAAGGAGAGAATGCGCTTTATAAAGCAATGCCCGATCTGGAATGGTTCCGTACTTTCCATTTTCCAAAGGTATCTGACACACTGGGCCCTGTTAAAATGAGTGTGACAGTAATCAATACTTCCAATAAAGCACATAACGTCGTACCGGCTGATTGTACCTTTGTAGTAGATGTGCGCGTGACGGAACAATATACACTGGAAGAAGTGCTGGAGATCATCCGCGCTAATGTACAGTGTGATGTAAAGCCACGTTCCCTGCGTATGCGTCCTTCCGGTATTCCGCCGGAGCATCCGTTTGTACAGGCAGGACTGCGTCATGGCAAAACAACTTATGGTTCGCCGACTACTTCTGATCAGGCACTGATACCAGGTACTTCCATCAAAATGGGACCTGGCGATTCGGCCCGTTCACATACAGCGGACGAATACATTTACCTTGATGAAGTACGTCAGGGTATTGACAGTTATATTAAATTACTCGAAGAAATCTTGTAG
- the argB gene encoding acetylglutamate kinase: MIDLFVIKVGGNVIDNPNLLEAFLQKFASIEGKKILIHGGGKIATRIGDQLGIESKYVNGRRITDAATIDVVTMVYGGLVNKQLVAKLQANGCNAIGMTGADANIIPAVKRPVKEVDFGFVGDVKTADVQAAPLKALLEAGLTPVFAPLTHDGKGQILNTNADTIASSLAIALSETYSVRLIYCFEKKGVLHDANDDNAVINLIDRIIYEELKADNVLTDGILPKLENAFAAIESGVAEVLIGHADDVQSNTTDTVAGTLIR, from the coding sequence ATGATCGATCTGTTTGTAATAAAAGTAGGCGGTAACGTCATCGATAATCCAAACCTGCTGGAGGCATTTCTGCAGAAATTCGCATCCATTGAAGGAAAGAAAATACTGATCCATGGGGGTGGCAAGATTGCCACCCGCATTGGTGATCAGCTGGGCATAGAATCAAAGTACGTGAACGGTCGCCGTATCACGGATGCTGCCACGATCGACGTGGTGACAATGGTGTATGGTGGACTGGTCAACAAACAGCTGGTGGCTAAATTGCAGGCGAATGGCTGTAATGCGATCGGTATGACCGGCGCAGACGCTAATATTATTCCTGCAGTAAAACGCCCGGTGAAAGAGGTTGACTTCGGATTTGTCGGAGATGTGAAAACGGCAGATGTGCAGGCAGCTCCGCTGAAAGCATTGCTGGAAGCTGGTCTGACACCTGTGTTTGCACCACTGACACACGATGGCAAAGGACAGATACTGAATACCAATGCAGACACGATCGCTTCTTCTCTTGCAATAGCATTATCTGAAACATACAGCGTAAGACTGATCTATTGCTTCGAAAAGAAAGGCGTACTGCACGATGCCAATGATGATAATGCAGTCATTAACCTGATAGACCGTATCATCTACGAAGAACTCAAAGCTGATAACGTACTGACAGACGGAATCCTGCCTAAACTGGAAAATGCTTTCGCAGCTATTGAAAGTGGTGTGGCAGAAGTGCTGATAGGTCACGCAGATGACGTACAGAGCAACACCACAGACACAGTAGCGGGTACCTTAATACGCTAA
- a CDS encoding N-acetylornithine carbamoyltransferase: MKQFISVDDVPSVPRLVDIALDYKKQPFKDRKLGENKTLGMIFLNPSLRTRLSTQVAAKNLGMEVVVFNIDKEGWQLEMNDGAIMNGNTSEHVKEAAAVMGQYFDIMAIRTFPGLKDKEADYKEKYINQFIKYAGVPVVSLESATLHPLQSLTDVITIKEQWQQPRRPKVVMTWAPHVKPLPQAVPNSFAQWINGWGEADFVITHPEGYELDPKFSGNARIEYNQEKALEGADFVYVKNWSSYKDYGKITCTDSNWMVTNDKLKGTNQAKVMHCLPVRRNVVIADEVLDGPQSIVIPEAANRVWAAQAVLSEILKGNM, encoded by the coding sequence ATGAAACAATTTATTTCCGTAGATGATGTTCCAAGTGTCCCGCGTTTAGTGGATATCGCACTGGACTACAAAAAACAGCCTTTCAAAGACAGAAAATTAGGTGAGAACAAAACACTGGGGATGATCTTCCTGAATCCCAGTCTGCGAACACGATTGAGTACGCAGGTGGCAGCGAAGAACCTGGGTATGGAGGTAGTGGTATTCAATATCGATAAGGAAGGCTGGCAGCTGGAAATGAATGATGGCGCTATCATGAACGGAAATACATCTGAGCACGTGAAAGAAGCGGCAGCCGTAATGGGCCAGTACTTCGACATCATGGCGATCCGTACTTTTCCGGGCCTGAAAGACAAAGAAGCTGATTACAAAGAAAAATATATCAACCAGTTCATCAAATACGCAGGCGTACCTGTTGTAAGTCTGGAGAGCGCTACCCTGCATCCTTTGCAGAGCTTAACAGATGTGATCACTATCAAGGAGCAATGGCAGCAGCCACGCAGACCGAAAGTGGTAATGACATGGGCGCCACACGTAAAACCATTGCCGCAGGCAGTTCCAAACTCCTTTGCACAATGGATCAATGGCTGGGGTGAAGCAGATTTCGTGATCACTCATCCGGAAGGATACGAGCTGGATCCGAAGTTCTCCGGCAATGCACGGATCGAATACAACCAGGAGAAAGCCCTGGAAGGCGCTGATTTCGTGTATGTGAAGAACTGGTCATCTTACAAAGATTACGGTAAGATCACCTGCACTGACAGCAACTGGATGGTGACTAACGACAAACTGAAAGGTACCAACCAGGCAAAAGTAATGCACTGCCTGCCTGTAAGAAGGAATGTGGTGATTGCTGATGAAGTGCTGGATGGCCCGCAGTCTATCGTGATCCCGGAAGCGGCTAACCGTGTATGGGCTGCGCAGGCTGTATTGAGCGAGATCTTAAAAGGTAACATGTAA
- a CDS encoding aspartate aminotransferase family protein, with protein MQLFDVYPINDITIEKAAGSNVWDDKGNQYLDLYGGHAVISIGHTHPHYVKRLTDQLQKVGFYSNSIKIPLQQELAAKLGKISGKEDYQLFLCNSGAEANENALKLASFHNGKKKIIAFKKSFHGRTSLAVAATDNPKIVAPVNETDNVVFLPWQDEAALEAAFKQYEVSSVIIEGIQGVGGIQVASASFLQKIRSLCDAHNAVFIADSVQCGYGRSGKFYSHDFAGVNADIYTMAKGMGNGFPIGGIIIAPHIQASYGLLGTTFGGNHLACAAALAVLEVIEQDNLVENAAKVGGYLIEQLKTFPQVKEVRGRGLMIGIELPEELNHVRKELLFKHRIFTGEAKPNVIRLLPSLALTMEHADQFLTAFKQEVGKN; from the coding sequence ATGCAATTATTTGACGTATATCCCATCAACGATATCACTATAGAAAAGGCGGCCGGTTCCAATGTATGGGACGATAAAGGCAACCAGTATCTTGACCTGTACGGTGGTCATGCCGTGATCTCCATCGGCCATACACATCCGCACTACGTAAAGAGATTAACAGATCAGTTACAGAAAGTAGGATTCTATTCCAACTCTATCAAAATACCTTTGCAGCAGGAACTGGCAGCGAAACTGGGTAAGATTTCCGGTAAGGAAGATTACCAGCTGTTTCTTTGTAACTCAGGTGCCGAAGCAAACGAGAATGCACTGAAACTGGCTTCTTTCCACAATGGCAAGAAGAAGATAATTGCATTCAAAAAATCTTTCCACGGCAGAACTTCACTGGCAGTAGCTGCAACCGACAATCCGAAGATCGTAGCGCCTGTGAATGAAACTGACAACGTGGTATTTCTGCCATGGCAGGATGAAGCAGCACTGGAAGCGGCGTTTAAACAATACGAAGTATCTTCTGTTATCATCGAAGGTATTCAGGGTGTAGGTGGTATCCAGGTAGCAAGCGCTTCTTTCCTGCAAAAGATCAGAAGTCTGTGCGACGCGCATAATGCCGTGTTTATTGCAGATAGCGTACAATGTGGTTACGGCAGAAGCGGTAAATTCTATTCTCATGATTTCGCCGGCGTAAATGCTGACATCTACACCATGGCGAAAGGTATGGGTAATGGTTTCCCTATCGGTGGTATCATCATCGCTCCGCATATCCAGGCATCTTACGGTTTGCTGGGTACCACTTTTGGTGGTAATCATCTGGCATGTGCCGCTGCACTGGCAGTACTGGAAGTGATCGAGCAGGATAACCTGGTAGAGAACGCAGCAAAAGTAGGTGGTTACCTGATCGAACAGCTGAAGACATTCCCGCAGGTAAAAGAAGTAAGAGGCAGAGGGCTGATGATCGGTATTGAACTGCCGGAAGAGCTGAACCATGTGAGAAAAGAATTGTTGTTTAAGCACAGGATCTTTACCGGCGAAGCAAAGCCAAACGTAATCAGACTGCTGCCTTCCCTGGCATTGACCATGGAACACGCAGATCAGTTCCTGACAGCATTCAAACAGGAAGTAGGTAAAAACTAA
- the argC gene encoding N-acetyl-gamma-glutamyl-phosphate reductase gives MANDKKIKAGIIGGAGYGGGEMIRLLLNHPNVEISYVHSRSNAGNPLYAVHADLLGETELTFTGEMSNDIDVLFLCLGHGEAKKFVEATDIAASIKIIDLSQDFRLGETVKGREFVYGLPEMQREKIITANNIANPGCFATGIQLGLLPLAKAGLLQEVHTTGITGSTGAGQSLQATSHFTWRANNISTYKVLSHQHLKEIRRSLQLLQPSFTGDVNFVPVRGDFPRGIWVTSYLQSDLSLEEAQQLYKDYYAGHPFTHVSDKQIDLKQIVNTNKCLIQLEKVGNKLVIHSIEDNLLKGASGQAVQNMNLLFGFDETAGLKLKSIVF, from the coding sequence ATGGCAAATGACAAAAAGATAAAAGCAGGGATTATAGGTGGCGCAGGTTATGGCGGTGGTGAAATGATCCGTCTTTTATTGAATCATCCCAACGTAGAGATTTCTTATGTACATAGCCGGAGTAACGCCGGCAATCCCCTTTACGCAGTACATGCCGACCTGCTGGGGGAAACTGAACTGACCTTTACAGGAGAAATGAGCAACGATATCGATGTATTGTTTCTTTGTCTGGGTCACGGAGAAGCAAAGAAATTCGTGGAAGCAACAGATATCGCAGCATCGATAAAAATCATCGATCTTAGCCAGGACTTCAGGCTGGGAGAGACGGTAAAGGGCCGCGAGTTTGTATACGGTCTTCCCGAAATGCAACGAGAAAAGATCATTACTGCAAATAATATTGCCAACCCTGGTTGTTTTGCAACAGGTATACAGTTAGGATTGTTGCCGCTGGCCAAAGCGGGTTTGCTGCAGGAAGTACATACTACCGGTATTACAGGATCCACCGGTGCAGGACAGAGTTTACAGGCGACTTCACATTTTACCTGGAGGGCCAATAACATCTCTACCTACAAAGTACTGAGCCATCAGCATCTGAAAGAAATACGACGAAGCCTGCAGCTGTTGCAGCCTTCCTTTACCGGAGACGTCAACTTCGTACCGGTTCGCGGAGATTTTCCAAGAGGTATCTGGGTAACCTCTTACCTGCAGAGCGACTTATCGCTTGAAGAAGCGCAGCAGCTGTATAAAGACTACTACGCAGGCCATCCATTTACACATGTAAGTGATAAGCAGATCGACCTGAAGCAGATCGTAAACACCAATAAATGTTTAATCCAACTTGAAAAAGTAGGTAACAAACTGGTGATTCATTCCATCGAAGATAATCTGCTGAAAGGTGCATCAGGACAGGCGGTTCAGAATATGAACCTTCTGTTTGGATTTGATGAAACTGCTGGTTTGAAGCTGAAGTCTATCGTATTCTAA